GTCCAATAGTACCGATATTCAAGTGCGGTTTGGAACGATTAAAATTCTCTTTTGCCATTTTACTTAATTTTTAATCTTAGTTATATAATAATATTAGTGTTCAATTGTACTAAATTGAGCCAATGACGGGATTTGAACCCGTGACCTCTTCCTTACCAAGGAAGCACTCTACCCCTGAGCTACACCGGCAAGGTTAAACCCCAATTTCAAACCCGTGACCAGTGGAAGCTGCCCTGAATTTGAAATTTGAGGTTCCGAGACCTTCGCGGGCGGCTTGTAACAGTCGCTTTTGAAGATTCCGTTTATCGTAAGTCCGGGCTTGACGCCCCACTTTTTTGTAAACCTTTTATATGGCTGTCGATTCATCTGGAGTATACGTCACTTCCGTTGGGTATCCATGCTGATGAACCTGCGCCGAATTTTTGATTAGCTGTTTTTTGAAACTTGAGATTCGAAAAGGCATCTAAGACAAAAATTATGTGGGGAGAGCAGGATTCGAACCTGCGAAGTTCTCACAGCAGATTTACAGTCTGCCCTCGTTGGCCGCTTGAGTATCTCCCCGTTTTTAACCAATATTTTAAGAACTTGGGCTATTTTAAATTTTCAGTTTCTCCAAACGGAATCCACTTTTAAAATAACTTTTATGAGCCGATAGAGGGACTCGAACCCACGACCTGCTGATTACAAATCAGCTGCTCTAGCCAACTGAGCTACACCGGCATTGACAATAAAAAAAGTCCGCTATTTCTAACGGACTGCAAATGTATATGTTTTTGTTTGTTAATCAAAACATTTTTAAAAAAAAATTCTGATTAGCTATAGCTTCGGATTTTCTCCTTCCGTTTTACCAGTAGCCGCTCCGCAGCCTCTATCGAAAGGTCGACCGCTTCTTCAAATGTCTTACACTGTTTCTTTACCAGGAATTCATCCCCGGGGACATGGATCTTAATTTCCGCTATCTTATTTTCCTTGTCGCTTGTCTTTTCCACTTTGAGGAAAACATCGGATGAGACCACCTTGTCATAATACTTTTCCAATTTGTCCATTCTTTCCTGAATGAAATCCACCAGCTTTCTGTCAACAGTAAAGTTAACTGCATGAACATTTACCTTCATAATCTAAATTTTAATTGTTAAACATTGTCAGGATTGCCGCCGGTTCCTCGGATGGGCTTCCCCGTATACCTTTTTCAGTTCTGCCAAACTGTTGTGGGTGTACACCTGCGTCGACGCAAGGCTGGAATGTCCGAGCAATTCCTTGACCGAATTTAAATCCGCCCCGTTGTTCAGTAAATGCGTCGCAAACGTGTGTCGAAGGATGTGCGGACTCTTTTTTACCTTTTCGGAGACATTACTAAAGTAATCATTTATTAGCCGATACACAAGTGAATCGCTTAATTTAACCCCTTTTAACGTCAGGAAAACAAATTCGGGATCTTTAATTTCCTGTAGGTTAGCGCGTTCCTTTATATAGGTGTGGAGTTGGTGGGAAATAATTGGCAAAACCGGAATGATGCGCTCCTTGTTCCTTTTTCCTAAAACCTTAAGCGTGCCGTTGGCGAAGTCGAGGTGCTGGAGTTTTAGGGTAATCAATTCGGTGCGGCGGATTCCGGTTGTGTAGAAAAGGTCGATAATCAGCCGGTCACGCAGGCCTTCGTATCCTTCAGGATATTGAATCTGGTGCAGTACAGCGTCCAGTTCTTTTTCAGAAAAAGGGATCTGGATCTTTTTCGGGGTTTTAAGGGCCTTGTGCTTGAGTAGCGGACTCGTGTCGATCTGCCGCGTTTTCAACAGGAATTTATAAAAAGCCTTGAGCGAGGAAATTTTCCGGTTCACCGAATTGTTGGAGATGCCGCCTTCGACCAGGGAAACAATCCAGCTGCGCACCTGGCTGTAGTTGACGTCTATCAGGTTGTCCTGTCCGAAATTGGCAAGCAGGAATTCGCCAAAAGCTTCCACATCACGGTCATATGCCAGTAACGTGTGCGGGGAATAATTGCGTTCCTTCGAAAGATAATCGCCAAATGATTTCCTGATTTCCAACATAAAAAAAACCGTTAGCCCCAAAAGTATTAAACTTTGATGACTAACGGTACTATAATTTTCAGAAACGAAATGTTAGCTTTCCAGGCTGTCTTTCATGTTCTGGATGTAAGCTGCTTTCTGGATTTTCATCCTGTGCGTTACAGATGGCTTGATGAATGCTTGTCTTGCGCGCAACTGACGAACAGTTCCGGTCTTGTCAAACTTCCTTTTGTAGCGCTTCAGTGCGCGATCAATATTTTCTCCGTCTTTAATTGGTATAATCAACATAATATAGACACCTCCTCTCGTTAAGGCCGCAAAGGTATACATAAATTTGTAACTCGCAATCCAAAAAATAACTTTTTTCGGACAATCTTTATTATCGGCCTCAGATGACGGGTTTTACTTTACCGCCGGCTCGTACTGTCGCTTGTCAAAAATCATTTTCGCCAAAATCTCCCTCATGATTTCAGACGTGCCCCCGCCGATAGGCCCCAATCGGCTGTCGCGTAACAGGCGTGCCAGCGGATATTCTTCCATATACCCATAGCCGCCAAGCATCTGCAGGCAACCGTAAATGGTGTCGTCGGCAACTTTCGTGGATTTCAGTTTCGCCATACTGGCTTCCATAACAACATATTCTTTTTTGTCAAGCCTAGCTACGGTTGCGTAGTTAAACAGCTTGCAATGCGCCACTTCCGTCGCGTGGTCCACCATGGTATGCCTCAAGGCCTGGAATTTGTCGATTGTCGTTCCAAACGCTTCACGTTCTGACATATAGCCTATCGTATAATCAATCGCATATTCTGCACGGGCGTGTGCATTGATTGCCATAATCAGGCGTTCGAGTGCAAAATGCTGCATCATGTAAGGGAAGCCTTTTCCTTCTTCGCCCATCAGGTTTTCCGCCGGGATTTCCACATTGTCGAAAGCAATTTCGGCGGTATCGGAAGCCCTCCAGCCCAGCTTATCAAGCTTGGTTGCCGAAATCCCTTTGAGATTCGTGTCCATCACAAAAATACTGATGCCTTTATTACCCAGTTCAGGGCTTGTTTTGGCGGCGACCACGTAATAATCCGCGTAGACGCCGTTGGTGATGAAAGTTTTCGAACCGTTAATAATATAGGTGTCGCCTTTTTTTGTCGCTGTGGTCTTCATTCCGGCGACATCGCTGCCGCCAAAGGGTTCCGAGATGCACAGTGCCCCAATCTTATCGCCTGAAATGCTCGGTGCGAGGTATTGCTGTTTGATGCGCTCATCACCCTCCGCATTCAGGTGTGTCATCGCAAGGTAAGCGTGCGCCCACATGGCTGCCGCAAAGCCCGAAGACCTTATTTTCTGAAGTTCTTCGAGAAAAATTACCGTATAGAACAGGTCGAGGTTCATGCCGCCGTAAGCCTCAGGATAATTGATGCCGAAAAAGCCCATTTCCCCGAATTTCTTCCAGATAAAGCGTTCGATAGTTCCCGTAGCTTCCCATTTTTCAATATGTGGAACCACTTCCTTTTGCAAAAAGTCCTGTAAACTTTTTCTAAACAGGTCATGCTCCTCTGAAAAGTATGTCGAATTCATATTATAAATACTGGTTTTTGTAGTGATTTTTTTAGAATTCCAAATATAAGGCAATTATCTCTAATTTTTCAACAGGAAAATCTTTGATTTTTGCCAAATCCTCAGCGCCGCGGATTTCGCCATTCATGCTGCGGAAGGTCACAACCGACCTGGCGGTGTAGTAATTCATATAAGGGACTTTCGACAGCTCTTTAATCGTAGCCGTGTTAATGGGAACTTTAACCACCGCGGGCATCGTGCCGATCCGGAATGAAGTTTTTACACGCGCGATCACTTCCGGTGACAGGCCCCAGATAAAATCGAGTTGCTGCATGGTGAGGAATCCGCCCAGCTTTTCCTTTTCTTTCAGGATCCGCTCCGAAAGCGCCGGCCCGATGCCATACACTTCCATCAAATCCTGCTGCGTTGCCTCGTTGATGTCCTTCATCGTGAGCGGCTTCTTGTGCGCTTCGGAAGGATTGAAAGGACGGTGATCCGGGAGGTTTTTCTTATTTCGAACCCAATCCGGAAATTTGAAATAAGGGGCTATCTTCGCAAGCAGTGCATCGGACACTTTGGTAACCTGCTGAAATTCCTCGGCTGAATTCACATACAGGTTTTTCTTTCTGAACGCCAGCAAGCGGTCAATTTCCGCTACCGACATGCCCAGTTTGTAACCTTTAAAATCAGTGATGAAGTTCGGGTTGAAAGGATACATCACCGGTTTCACATTTTTGGAAATGGCCTTGAGCGAGTCGACACGCTGTTGCAGGGCCAGCCATCTGGTCTTGTCTGCGGACGGAGTCTCATTCGGCGTAAAATCAGCGAGCACATAGAACAATTGCAATGCAGTGGCCAGCGAAAGCAGGAATATCAGTGAAAAACGTTGTGCGGCGGTGAAGTGGAAGAAGTTTTTGAATGGCGTGGATAACATGATATTTGGCGTTTAAAGTTTCAGAGATCGAAAACAGATGTCCGCTTGGCCCGGATCAAATCCTTAAGCCGGATCCAGAATGCGAGTGTCAGGTAGACGCCGAACCAGAGTCCGGCCGTCACAAACGAAATGTAAATGAAGAACAGGCGGACGCTGCTTGCGCGCATACCCAGTTTGTCAGCAAGCCGTGATGCGGCATTGAAACCGTGCCTTTCGAAGAAATATTTAAGCCTGATGACGATTGACATGTGCTGTGGTTTGAAACAAAAATAAGATTTTTATCGGAATTTTTCACACGCGTTGTATAAACAAACCCGGTGACGCTGAGTATCAAAAAAAACTTACATTTACGACGATGAAAAAGTTTTTCCTGCTTTATATTTTTTCGCTGCTGTTATTCAACTGCACCGATAAGGACGCCGAGTATTTCGATCCGCGTGGCACCGATTATGCCGGATCGCAAAGCTGTATCCAATGTCATAAGCCGACTCATGAAGCTGAGTTGACCCATGCCCATTATAATGCCACGGCGCCCGGAACACCCGAAAATGTGCTGGGGAATTTCAGCGAAGGACATAACGCTTTCGTGTATGACGGAGGAACGAAAATAGCCATGGAACGCCGTGGCGACAGCATCTGCCATGTGTTGTACGAGAACGGAAAGGAACAGAAAGTGTTTCCTGTCGGGATTGTATTCGGTTCGAGGCATGCACAGACCTCGGTGTATTGGGAAAACCGAAACACCTACGAATTGCCGGTCTCTTACTATACGTCAGTGCAAAATTGGGGAACCAGCCCGGGATTTTCGTCGGTGCGGCCGCAATTAGACCGTAAGGTCGTCAAGGATTGTTATGCGTGTCACAGCTCGAATGCAAGCAGCAGCGTGAGGCGCGGCCCGTCTGAAAAGACCAATTTCATGACAGGCGACATAGAAGACGTCATTGACCCAAAGACCATCGTGTTCGGGATTGATTGCGAAAGATGCCACGGTCCGGCGAAAAAGCATGTCACCCACCACCTTAAGTTTCCGGGCGAGAAACAACCCTTCGCCATTACAAAATACAGCGCGTTAACGAACCGGCAGAAGCTTGATGCCTGCGCTATATGCCATTCGGGCGTCAGCGGCGTGAAAATCAAGTCGATTTTCAGTTTCAGGTTCGGAGATGCCTTTGCAGATTACTGGCTCAAGCCGCAGTCCGACAATCCGGAGGTTCATGGCAACCAATATGGATTGCTCTCACAAAGCAAGTGCTTTACAGCCAGCAACAACCTGAATTGTACGACCTGCCATGATCCGCATGATGGGAAGAAACAGGGTCCGGATTACTTTACGCCGGTGTGCGTGGGTTGCCATACATCGCCATCGCATAATTCGGAGACTACTAAAATCATGTCTCTGAAGCGTCTCGCAGGCAATTGTGTCGAATGCCACATGCCGAAACAGGCTTCGCGCGCGATTATTTTCCAGCAATACAAAAATTCTGAATTTTCCAAATACCTGCTGCGGACGCACAAGATTGCGGTATATCCGAACCCATGATAGCTATGATTTCAGCAGTGCCGTTCCAATGGCACATTCGAGGCAACGGCTTTTGTCGCAAAACGCCTGCTTGAGTTCCAGTAACGATTGCGATTCAAAAGCATTTTTTGGTTTGATGCCGAAGGTCGAGAAGTGGTCCAGGATGCTGTTGCTTTCGGGTGCCATCGACTGTAAAAGTGCCATAAGGATTTCCAGCGCATCTGCTCCCTGTTTCTTTGCATAAGCGAATCGGAAAGGGATGACCGTGTTTATGATTATCAGATCCATGAACGAGCGCGATAGGTAGCGCCGCTTAAACGGGCTTTCGCGGTCAAACTGATAATGTTCCTGCCAGTACGGGGACACCTGGACTTGAAGCAAATCATATATGGCCGAACTGTCTGCAGCGTGCACCAAATCGGTGAAAAGATGTGGCTTCTTATGGTAAAGCATCGCAAGCTGCGCCAGGCGGATGGTCGGAAAATTGTCAGGTCGCAGACGGAAGAACTGGAGCGGCTCGACGGCAATGGGTACCAATCGGTGCTTGTCGCAGAGGTAGTCAAAAACCGATTGCAATTCGCCAAAATACTGATCTTGTTTTTTGCCGGCCAACAGGTTGCAGCGGCCGAAAAAGAGTGCTTCAAGTGCGGTAATTTCAAACCGTTCCTTCCTTATGACCGGAAACGGAATCGATTCTGCCATTTCTAAAAATGCGGCGCCGTTCGTATTCAGTCCGAAGTTTTTGGCCAGCAGGCAGAAAAGCACTGCCTCCCAATCGCCGGTGTAGCGGTCAAGCAATTGCAGTATGGCCCCGGATTTTCGTTCCAGCCGCTCGAGAAATAGCCGTTCCATCCAGTTGCCTAAGATAAACGGATCGATGGAAGTCAGCTCTTTTTCGCAATAAATCCACGATTTAGGGTGAATGAGCGACTCATAATTCCGGAGCAGTGTGGGTGCAATGTGATGGCGGAGTTCCAGGGTGGGGATTTCGGTGTTGTCTTTTCGGAAAATGGCGGCATCGTGTTGCCATACAACGTGCAAAATGACACCATCGTAAGCGGCGTCATGATGGTGATGGTGCAGGTACCAATCGCTGGATTTGAGGTGGATTTCAATATTGCCGGCCCATCTCTGGGTGCCAATAATGATCTGCGCATTAAAAAAATCCGGTCCTGAGCGCCGGAGGTATTGACCGGTGTTAAAAATTTCAAGGGTTTCGCCCGAAGTCGTGGCTAGGCCCGTTAATGGGAATTTTTTATATCTCCACACGTAGTGCAGGAAATCTTCTTTCATTTGGATGGCGTATAAATTTGTACTTGGCGTCTGTTACGCTAATGTACAAATAAAAAGGAAATGGCAACGGACAATTCGCATCCCCAAAACCGGTTGCCCATTGTCCGTTAATACCCCTTTATTTTATCGCCCCGATGATATCGTATTTGGTGATGATGTGGTGCTTTCCGTTGCCCAGTTCCACCAGAACGGCCTGATTCTCCTTATTGATGAGTCTCGAAACCTCCTCGATCAACGTGCCGGCTTTGACGATAGGATATGGTTTTCCCATCACTTCCCTGATGGGTTTTTCGGCAACATGCTTGTCGGCGATGTAGCTTTGGAACAAATCCGTCTCATCGACAGAACCCACGAATCCATTGATGTCGATTACCGGAATCTGCGAAATCTTGTACTTGCGCATCCGTTCAATGGCGTGCGACACCAATTCCTCTGTACGCACAATCACGAGCGGTTTGTCAATATGGTCCTTAATCACATCTTCGGCCTTCGTGATTTCCTCATCGAGGAAACCGCGTTCGCGCATCCAGTCGTCGTTGAACATTTTGCCCACATAGCGGCTTCCCGAATCGTGGAAAAGCACGACAACGACATCCTCCGGGGTAAAATGCTCTTTAAGCTGCAACAGTCCTTTGACGGCTGAACCGGCCGAGTTGCCCACGAAGATGCCTTCCTCAAGCGCCAGTTTTCGCTGGTATACCGCGGCGTCCTTGTCGGTAACCTTCGTAAAACCATCGATCAGCGAAAAGTCGACGTTCTTTGGCAGGATATCCTCGCCAATGCCTTCTGTGATATACGAGTACACTTCGTTTTCGTCAAAAATCCCGGTTTCATGATATTTTTTGAATACTGAGCCGTACGTATCGATTCCCCAGCATTTGATATTCGGATTTTTCTCCTTGAGGTATTTCGCGACTCCGGATATGGTCCCGCCGGTCCCGACGCCCACTACGAAATGCGTGATCTTCCCGCCGGTTTGCTCCCAGATTTCGGGTCCGGTAGATTCGTAATGCGCGAGTGAATTCGAAAGGTTGTCGTATTGGTTCACGTACCAGGAATTCGGGGTTTCCTCACCGAGTCTTTTGGAAACAGAATAATAAGACCGCGGATCGGAGGGTTCCACATCTGTTGGGCAGACGATGACCTTGGCACCCACGGCACGGAGTATGTCCATTTTTTCCTTTGATTGCTTATCGGTGATCACGCAGATTAATTTATATCCTTTGACGATGGCCGCCAATGCGAGTCCCATTCCGGTATTCCCCGAGGTGCCCTCGATGATGGTGCCGCCCGGCTTCAGCCGTCCGTCCGCTTCGGCATCTTCGACCATTTTTACAGCCATACGGTCTTTCACCGAATTTCCGGGATTGAATGTCTCCACTTTGGCCAGGACCAGTGCGTCGACTTCTGCGGTTATCTTATTGAGCTTAACCAGCGGGGTATTTCCAATGGTTCCAAGGATATTTTCTGCGTAATTCATAATTATCGGTTGTTTCTTCGGATTTATATTTGGCGATAAGCCAAAAAACGGCTGTAAAGATACCGATTATCCAAAAGCCTGCAAGTGTGCCGGTAATATTTAAATCTAAAAACCATCAATTGGCCTGCGCCGCATGATGGTTTGTTGTGATTTTAAGCTGTCCTGGTTTAGGATTCGTCTTTCGTGGTTTTGACAAGGCCGATGCCGGCGATGAAAAACACTATGCCGAGAATGCCGTAAATTGTCAGGGCTTTGATGTCGCGGACGCCACCTCCCGTGTTGGCAAAAACGACTGCCGCGTAAATAAGTCCGATGATTCCGAGAATCGTCAGGATGGTGCCGAAGAGTCTTTTAACGTTCATAATATTTTGGTTTTAGTCCGGTAAAATTCCGATTTTTTTAAGTCGTCTACGTTATAGCTTTAGGCCTGATAGTTGCAAGATTTCAAATAGGCTAATTGGAAATCAGCACTTTTTGTGTTTTAACCCATTGGCCGGCCTCTGTAATCCTGACGATGTAAACTCCGCTGCTCAAGGTAGTTGTCGGGATTTCAGTCATGGTTGTTTGTGACGCTTGCGCGCTGCTGACGGCCCGGCCACTCATATCGAAAACAGTCACGG
The nucleotide sequence above comes from Flavobacterium magnum. Encoded proteins:
- a CDS encoding multiheme c-type cytochrome, with product MKKFFLLYIFSLLLFNCTDKDAEYFDPRGTDYAGSQSCIQCHKPTHEAELTHAHYNATAPGTPENVLGNFSEGHNAFVYDGGTKIAMERRGDSICHVLYENGKEQKVFPVGIVFGSRHAQTSVYWENRNTYELPVSYYTSVQNWGTSPGFSSVRPQLDRKVVKDCYACHSSNASSSVRRGPSEKTNFMTGDIEDVIDPKTIVFGIDCERCHGPAKKHVTHHLKFPGEKQPFAITKYSALTNRQKLDACAICHSGVSGVKIKSIFSFRFGDAFADYWLKPQSDNPEVHGNQYGLLSQSKCFTASNNLNCTTCHDPHDGKKQGPDYFTPVCVGCHTSPSHNSETTKIMSLKRLAGNCVECHMPKQASRAIIFQQYKNSEFSKYLLRTHKIAVYPNP
- a CDS encoding tyrosine-type recombinase/integrase, which encodes MLEIRKSFGDYLSKERNYSPHTLLAYDRDVEAFGEFLLANFGQDNLIDVNYSQVRSWIVSLVEGGISNNSVNRKISSLKAFYKFLLKTRQIDTSPLLKHKALKTPKKIQIPFSEKELDAVLHQIQYPEGYEGLRDRLIIDLFYTTGIRRTELITLKLQHLDFANGTLKVLGKRNKERIIPVLPIISHQLHTYIKERANLQEIKDPEFVFLTLKGVKLSDSLVYRLINDYFSNVSEKVKKSPHILRHTFATHLLNNGADLNSVKELLGHSSLASTQVYTHNSLAELKKVYGEAHPRNRRQS
- a CDS encoding pyridoxal-phosphate dependent enzyme; the protein is MNYAENILGTIGNTPLVKLNKITAEVDALVLAKVETFNPGNSVKDRMAVKMVEDAEADGRLKPGGTIIEGTSGNTGMGLALAAIVKGYKLICVITDKQSKEKMDILRAVGAKVIVCPTDVEPSDPRSYYSVSKRLGEETPNSWYVNQYDNLSNSLAHYESTGPEIWEQTGGKITHFVVGVGTGGTISGVAKYLKEKNPNIKCWGIDTYGSVFKKYHETGIFDENEVYSYITEGIGEDILPKNVDFSLIDGFTKVTDKDAAVYQRKLALEEGIFVGNSAGSAVKGLLQLKEHFTPEDVVVVLFHDSGSRYVGKMFNDDWMRERGFLDEEITKAEDVIKDHIDKPLVIVRTEELVSHAIERMRKYKISQIPVIDINGFVGSVDETDLFQSYIADKHVAEKPIREVMGKPYPIVKAGTLIEEVSRLINKENQAVLVELGNGKHHIITKYDIIGAIK
- a CDS encoding DUF2851 family protein; translated protein: MKEDFLHYVWRYKKFPLTGLATTSGETLEIFNTGQYLRRSGPDFFNAQIIIGTQRWAGNIEIHLKSSDWYLHHHHHDAAYDGVILHVVWQHDAAIFRKDNTEIPTLELRHHIAPTLLRNYESLIHPKSWIYCEKELTSIDPFILGNWMERLFLERLERKSGAILQLLDRYTGDWEAVLFCLLAKNFGLNTNGAAFLEMAESIPFPVIRKERFEITALEALFFGRCNLLAGKKQDQYFGELQSVFDYLCDKHRLVPIAVEPLQFFRLRPDNFPTIRLAQLAMLYHKKPHLFTDLVHAADSSAIYDLLQVQVSPYWQEHYQFDRESPFKRRYLSRSFMDLIIINTVIPFRFAYAKKQGADALEILMALLQSMAPESNSILDHFSTFGIKPKNAFESQSLLELKQAFCDKSRCLECAIGTALLKS
- the rpsU gene encoding 30S ribosomal protein S21, with amino-acid sequence MLIIPIKDGENIDRALKRYKRKFDKTGTVRQLRARQAFIKPSVTHRMKIQKAAYIQNMKDSLES
- the hpf gene encoding ribosome hibernation-promoting factor, HPF/YfiA family, which encodes MKVNVHAVNFTVDRKLVDFIQERMDKLEKYYDKVVSSDVFLKVEKTSDKENKIAEIKIHVPGDEFLVKKQCKTFEEAVDLSIEAAERLLVKRKEKIRSYS
- a CDS encoding helix-hairpin-helix domain-containing protein, whose protein sequence is MLSTPFKNFFHFTAAQRFSLIFLLSLATALQLFYVLADFTPNETPSADKTRWLALQQRVDSLKAISKNVKPVMYPFNPNFITDFKGYKLGMSVAEIDRLLAFRKKNLYVNSAEEFQQVTKVSDALLAKIAPYFKFPDWVRNKKNLPDHRPFNPSEAHKKPLTMKDINEATQQDLMEVYGIGPALSERILKEKEKLGGFLTMQQLDFIWGLSPEVIARVKTSFRIGTMPAVVKVPINTATIKELSKVPYMNYYTARSVVTFRSMNGEIRGAEDLAKIKDFPVEKLEIIALYLEF
- a CDS encoding PspC family transcriptional regulator, whose amino-acid sequence is MSIVIRLKYFFERHGFNAASRLADKLGMRASSVRLFFIYISFVTAGLWFGVYLTLAFWIRLKDLIRAKRTSVFDL
- a CDS encoding acyl-CoA dehydrogenase family protein, with translation MNSTYFSEEHDLFRKSLQDFLQKEVVPHIEKWEATGTIERFIWKKFGEMGFFGINYPEAYGGMNLDLFYTVIFLEELQKIRSSGFAAAMWAHAYLAMTHLNAEGDERIKQQYLAPSISGDKIGALCISEPFGGSDVAGMKTTATKKGDTYIINGSKTFITNGVYADYYVVAAKTSPELGNKGISIFVMDTNLKGISATKLDKLGWRASDTAEIAFDNVEIPAENLMGEEGKGFPYMMQHFALERLIMAINAHARAEYAIDYTIGYMSEREAFGTTIDKFQALRHTMVDHATEVAHCKLFNYATVARLDKKEYVVMEASMAKLKSTKVADDTIYGCLQMLGGYGYMEEYPLARLLRDSRLGPIGGGTSEIMREILAKMIFDKRQYEPAVK